Proteins from a single region of Xiphophorus maculatus strain JP 163 A chromosome 22, X_maculatus-5.0-male, whole genome shotgun sequence:
- the fam135a gene encoding protein FAM135A isoform X1, with protein MTEVQVTVEFSVELHKFYNVDLFQRGFYQMRGSLKVPPRVPHKVETSLLHPGGSDLAFPASVQDDVICSKTFQILYKNEEIVVNDVLLFKVMMLLDEKKVEESLNEMDFQLCLDLYFTDGDYTPEDPSSLQNISSRVLHLHFSLQRGIHQHINVMFDYFHLSVISVAIHASLVALHQPLISFPRPVKTTWLNRNAPAQSKDSIIPLLENVVFGSSYVKQVSPDGRTFLVSDNCLQHAFSMHHNLCSILLIVYRGLFDYFTSITKDLPSSHRMELAKPSMQALYERVLRRPYPRGQRHVYIEQLDLEARLMELCEQVKLKAESPDELAELVNMNLAQLCSLLMALWGQFLEVVSLQEHVAALLAMEHHTLRVRRFAEAFFCLEHPRQSALAYQELHAHSHQQMTNAIKSSSYFLCLPPLPVECADLDGDVSSLPIIFEDRYLESITEDRDGPWLGMHNSRIPSVSSKTDKTNSKDCSASASTIPESQSALLDNAWPENFDPPPKSKGKSVKLKKNSKTENSKKLTRQGSKDSVVLVGYKNLKAPHSNISTKYKEEEGSVNQDEEQDTLRLDSSSYSRTNVSSVFDFGGTSTNMGNTADDSVTSYNRTTAACNKDVYKNLSTLDSKSSPQAGTGAIMTSQQAHKGVHEDPFGQQQRQCSPGLMENESKPSNKDVIQADQVNILLPNQAVSGHSSNIPKITRTDVCDSQQSALESVFERPSKTAAQRSQACAVTVQVKSDCIRFQDVGAPSASSRLSDSGIESEPSSFATQMAQGPQAGPGFTESGFTASHTEKTVQIPAPLPVQQNTTQRPTGTGDILCPENTSALSGVQSSLTSINSLPSDDEGEGSSKSSSGRKSSVLVQEQSVVFSGDAQRTDVACNLDTVAGDFQLPADLKSAGSSEIGVEEAGGLGTSKESRSDPHTACPSSNSATSSTDLVKRGMVENYFGSCSSTDVSEISPVETSAITLGIRAEAQVEEDEDQTEHEMIENGYYEEGDGYDFVNGVADDDPAGDSAPQEPRLLFEQLSAAHLHETKGSSKAPLCSNLPSSSTRYSLSKSPYSSSTSSSLHWYECAPTPQMKAFIKAKEEMKQLKLPGFLYSEVPELASTVPYFSLEEDESCEEGIHLIVCVHGLDGNSADLRLVKTYLELGLPGARIDFLMSERNQNDTFADFESMTDRLLDEIVQYIQLYNLTVSKISFVGHSLGNLIVRSVLTRPRFKCYLSKLHTFLSLSGPHLGTLYNSSALVNTGLWFMQKWKKSGSLLQLTCRDHSDPRQTFLYKLSKKSGLQYFRNVVLVGSLQDRYVPYHSARIEMCKTALKDKQTGPVYAEMIENLLLPVLQNKDCNLVRYDVIHALPNTANSLIGRAAHIAVLDSEIFLEKFFLVAGLKYFQ; from the exons ATGACTGAAGTTCAGGTCACAGTGGAGTTCTCTGTGGAGCTCCACAAGTTCTACAATGTGGACCTGTTCCAGAGAGG GTTCTACCAGATGCGTGGTAGTCTTAAGGTGCCTCCTCGTGTCCCACACAAAGTTGAGACCAGTCTCCTTCATCCCGGAG GCTCAGATTTGGCGTTTCCTGCTTCAGTCCAGGATGACGTCATCTGCAGCAAAACTTTCCAAATTTTGTATAAGAACGAAGAGATTGTTGTCAATGATGTTCTTCTCTTCAAAGTGATGATGCTTCTGGATGAGAAAAAG GTGGAAGAGTCCCTCAATGAAATGGATTTCCAGCTCTGCCTGGATTTGTATTTCACAGATGGCGATTATAC ACCAGAAGACCCAAGTTCTCTGCAGAATATTAGCAGTCGCGTACTTCATTTGCACTTTAGCCTTCAGCGGGGCATCCACCAACACATCAATGTCATGTTTGACTACTTCCATCTATCTGTCATCTCTGTAGCCATCCATGCTTCCCTTGTGGCACTACATCAACCCCTAATCAG TTTCCCTCGACCTGTGAAAACCACATGGCTGAATCGAAATGCTCCCGCACAGAGCAAAGATTCAATCATCCCACTTCTCGAGAATGTTGTGTTTGGCAGCAGCTATGTGAAGCAGGTGTCACCAGAT GGGAGGACATTCCTGGTATCGGACAACTGCCTGCAACATGCCTTCAGCATGCACCATAACCTCTGCTCCATTCTCCTAATAGTCTACCGGGGCCTCTTTGATTACTTTACCTCTATAACCAAGGACCTGCCCTCCTCACACCGAATGGAACTAG CCAAGCCCAGCATGCAGGCGCTATATGAGCGAGTACTCAGAAGACCATATCCTCGAGGGCAAAGGCACGTCTACATAG AACAACTTGACTTAGAGGCACGTCTAATGGAGTTGTGTGAACAAGTAAAG TTAAAGGCGGAGTCACCTGATGAGCTTGCAGAACTTGTTAATATGAACCTGGCACAGCTCTGCTCTCTGCTCATGGCTCTCTGGGGACAGTTCCTGGAAGTTGTGTCCCTGCAGGAACACGTTGCTGCCCTACTAGCAATGGAGCACCACACTTTAAGA GTTAGACGGTTTGCAGAGGCTTTCTTTTGTCTTGAACATCCAAGGCAATCTGCACTGGCATATCAGGAACTACA TGCTCACAGCCACCAACAGATGACTAATGCCATCAAAAGCTCCAGTTACTTCCTGTGCTTGCCTCCACTACCAGTGGAATGTGCAGACCTTGATGGGGACGTTAGTTCTTTGCCAATCATCTTTGAGGATAGATACCTTGAATCTATCACTGAAG aTCGTGATGGACCATGGCTGGGCATGCACAATTCAAGAATTCCCTCAGTTTCCAGTAAAACTGACAAGACTAACTCAAAGGACTGCAGTGCATCAGCCAGTACAATACCAGAGTCACAGAGTGCTCTGCTGGATAATGCCTGGCCAGAAAACTTTGATCCACCACCTAAGTCCAAAGGCAAATcagtaaaactgaagaaaaactcaaaaactgaaaattccAAAAAGTTGACCAGACAGGGTTCCAAGGACTCTGTGGTTTTAGTGGGTTATAAAAACCTTAAAGCACCCCACAGCAATATTAGTACAAAGTACAAAGAAGAGGAGGGCTCTGTTAACCAAGACGAGGAGCAAGATACCTTGCGGCTTGACTCAAGTAGCTATTCACGGACTAATGTAAgctctgtttttgattttggtgGCACGTCAACAAATATGGGAAACACTGCTGATGACTCTGTTACAAGCTACaatagaactactgctgcttgTAATaaggatgtttataaaaatctttCTACTTTGGACTCAAAAAGCAGCCCTCAGGCTGGTACTGGGGCTATTATGACAAGTCAACAAGCTCATAAAGGTGTTCATGAAGACCCCTTTGGCCAACAACAGCGACAGTGCTCTCCTGGCTTAATGGAAAATGAGTCAAAACCAAGTAATAAGGATGTCATCCAAGCTGATCAAGTAAACATTCTTCTGCCAAATCAGGCTGTTTCAGGTCATAGCAGTAATATTCCTAAGATCACCCGGACGGATGTGTGTGATTCGCAGCAGTCGGCCCTGGAATCTGTTTTTGAAAGGCCAAGTAAAACTGCAGCACAACGTAGTCAGGCCTGTGCGGTCACAGTGCAGGTGAAGAGCGACTGTATCAGGTTCCAAGATGTAGGGGCCCCTAGTGCCTCATCTCGCCTCTCGGACTCCGGCATTGAGAGTGAGCCCAGCTCCTTTGCCACTCAGATGGCTCAAGGACCACAAGCAGGGCCAGGCTTCACTGAATCAGGTTTCACTgcttcacacacagaaaaaacagtCCAAATTCCCGCTCCGCTCCCTGTGCAGCAGAATACAACGCAACGACCTACCGGCACAGGAGACATTCTGTGTCCAGAAAATACAAGTGCTTTAAGCGGAGTCCAGTCCTCGCTTACTTCCATCAACTCCCTGCCCTCAGATGATGAGGGTGAAGGTTCTTCTAAAAGTTCCAGTGGCAGAAAATCCAGTGTTCTGGTACAAGAGCAGAGTGTCGTGTTCTCCGGAGATGCTCAGAGAACTGATGTAGCCTGCAACCTTGACACAGTTGCTGGTGATTTTCAACTTCCAGCAGATTTAAAATCTGCAGGAAGTTCGGAAATTGGAGTGGAGGAAGCCGGTGGACTGGGGACATCTAAGGAATCCCGTAGTGATCCTCACACAGCTTGCCCTTCCAGTAACTCTGCCACGAGTAGCACTGATCTGGTGAAGCGTGGGATGGTAGAGAATTACTTTGGCTCATGCTCCAGTACAGACGTGTCTGAGATCAGCCCTGTAGAAACGTCCGCCATTACTCTTGGTATCCGGGCAGAAGCACAGGTTGAGGAGGATGAGGATCAGACGGAACATGAGATGATTGAGAACGGTTACTACGAGGAAGGCGACGGCTATGATTTTGTGAACGGCGTTGCCGATGATGATCCAGCTGGGGATTCTGCGCCTCAAGAGCCACGCCTACTGTTTGAGCAGCTTAGTGCTGCTCATCTCCATGAAACTAAAGGTTCATCAAAAGCTCCTTTATGCTCCAACCTGCCCTCCAGCAGCACTAGGTATAGTTTAAGTAAGTCTCCCTATTCCTCCTCCACATCATCCAGTCTGCACTGGTACGAATGCGCACCCACGCCACAGATGAAAGC GTTCATCAAAGCTAAAGAGGAAATGAAGCAGTTAAAGCTCCCTGGTTTCCTGTACAGTGAAGTCCCTGAATTGGCCTCCACCGTTCCCTATTTCAGCTTGGAGGAGGATGAGAGTTGTGAGGAAGGCATCCATCtcattgtgtgtgtgcatggtctAGACG GTAACAGTGCAGACTTGAGGCTGGTGAAGACTTACCTGGAGCTTGGTCTGCCTGGTGCTCGGATAGACTTCCTAATGTCTGAAAGGAATCAG AATGACACATTTGCTGACTTTGAGTCAATGACAGACCGCCTGCTGGATGAAATCGTCCAGTACATTCAGCTTTACAACCTCACTGTGTCAAAGATAAG CTTTGTGGGGCATTCTTTGGGGAACCTCATAGTTCGCTCAGTGTTAACCAGACCCAGGTTTAAATGCTACCTGAGCAAGCTGCACACATTTCTTTCCCTCTCAGGACCTCATCTGGGCACACTGTACAACAGCTCTGCTCTGGTCAACACAG gCCTTTGGTTCatgcagaaatggaaaaaatcaGGATCTCTCTTGCAGCTAACATGTCGGGATCACTCTGACCCTCGCCAAACGTTTCTGTACAAACTCAGCAAAAAATCTG GTCTGCAGTACTTCAGGAATGTGGTGCTGGTGGGATCACTGCAGGATCGCTATGTTCCCTATCATTCTGCTCGAATAGAGATGTGCAAAACGGcattaaaagacaaacaaacag GGCCAGTGTATGCTGAGATGATTGAAAACCTGCTGCTGCCAGTACTTCAGAACAAGGACTGTAATTTAGTCAGGTATGATGTCATTCATGCCCTGCCCAACACAGCAAACTCCCTCATTGGCCGCGCAGCGCACATCGCCGTCCTGGATTCTGAGATCTTTCTGGAGAAGTTCTTCCTCGTTGCTGGCCTCAAATACTTTCAGTAG
- the fam135a gene encoding protein FAM135A isoform X2, producing MTEVQVTVEFSVELHKFYNVDLFQRGFYQMRGSLKVPPRVPHKVETSLLHPGGSDLAFPASVQDDVICSKTFQILYKNEEIVVNDVLLFKVMMLLDEKKVEESLNEMDFQLCLDLYFTDGDYTPEDPSSLQNISSRVLHLHFSLQRGIHQHINVMFDYFHLSVISVAIHASLVALHQPLISFPRPVKTTWLNRNAPAQSKDSIIPLLENVVFGSSYVKQVSPDGRTFLVSDNCLQHAFSMHHNLCSILLIVYRGLFDYFTSITKDLPSSHRMELEQLDLEARLMELCEQVKLKAESPDELAELVNMNLAQLCSLLMALWGQFLEVVSLQEHVAALLAMEHHTLRVRRFAEAFFCLEHPRQSALAYQELHAHSHQQMTNAIKSSSYFLCLPPLPVECADLDGDVSSLPIIFEDRYLESITEDRDGPWLGMHNSRIPSVSSKTDKTNSKDCSASASTIPESQSALLDNAWPENFDPPPKSKGKSVKLKKNSKTENSKKLTRQGSKDSVVLVGYKNLKAPHSNISTKYKEEEGSVNQDEEQDTLRLDSSSYSRTNVSSVFDFGGTSTNMGNTADDSVTSYNRTTAACNKDVYKNLSTLDSKSSPQAGTGAIMTSQQAHKGVHEDPFGQQQRQCSPGLMENESKPSNKDVIQADQVNILLPNQAVSGHSSNIPKITRTDVCDSQQSALESVFERPSKTAAQRSQACAVTVQVKSDCIRFQDVGAPSASSRLSDSGIESEPSSFATQMAQGPQAGPGFTESGFTASHTEKTVQIPAPLPVQQNTTQRPTGTGDILCPENTSALSGVQSSLTSINSLPSDDEGEGSSKSSSGRKSSVLVQEQSVVFSGDAQRTDVACNLDTVAGDFQLPADLKSAGSSEIGVEEAGGLGTSKESRSDPHTACPSSNSATSSTDLVKRGMVENYFGSCSSTDVSEISPVETSAITLGIRAEAQVEEDEDQTEHEMIENGYYEEGDGYDFVNGVADDDPAGDSAPQEPRLLFEQLSAAHLHETKGSSKAPLCSNLPSSSTRYSLSKSPYSSSTSSSLHWYECAPTPQMKAFIKAKEEMKQLKLPGFLYSEVPELASTVPYFSLEEDESCEEGIHLIVCVHGLDGNSADLRLVKTYLELGLPGARIDFLMSERNQNDTFADFESMTDRLLDEIVQYIQLYNLTVSKISFVGHSLGNLIVRSVLTRPRFKCYLSKLHTFLSLSGPHLGTLYNSSALVNTGLWFMQKWKKSGSLLQLTCRDHSDPRQTFLYKLSKKSGLQYFRNVVLVGSLQDRYVPYHSARIEMCKTALKDKQTGPVYAEMIENLLLPVLQNKDCNLVRYDVIHALPNTANSLIGRAAHIAVLDSEIFLEKFFLVAGLKYFQ from the exons ATGACTGAAGTTCAGGTCACAGTGGAGTTCTCTGTGGAGCTCCACAAGTTCTACAATGTGGACCTGTTCCAGAGAGG GTTCTACCAGATGCGTGGTAGTCTTAAGGTGCCTCCTCGTGTCCCACACAAAGTTGAGACCAGTCTCCTTCATCCCGGAG GCTCAGATTTGGCGTTTCCTGCTTCAGTCCAGGATGACGTCATCTGCAGCAAAACTTTCCAAATTTTGTATAAGAACGAAGAGATTGTTGTCAATGATGTTCTTCTCTTCAAAGTGATGATGCTTCTGGATGAGAAAAAG GTGGAAGAGTCCCTCAATGAAATGGATTTCCAGCTCTGCCTGGATTTGTATTTCACAGATGGCGATTATAC ACCAGAAGACCCAAGTTCTCTGCAGAATATTAGCAGTCGCGTACTTCATTTGCACTTTAGCCTTCAGCGGGGCATCCACCAACACATCAATGTCATGTTTGACTACTTCCATCTATCTGTCATCTCTGTAGCCATCCATGCTTCCCTTGTGGCACTACATCAACCCCTAATCAG TTTCCCTCGACCTGTGAAAACCACATGGCTGAATCGAAATGCTCCCGCACAGAGCAAAGATTCAATCATCCCACTTCTCGAGAATGTTGTGTTTGGCAGCAGCTATGTGAAGCAGGTGTCACCAGAT GGGAGGACATTCCTGGTATCGGACAACTGCCTGCAACATGCCTTCAGCATGCACCATAACCTCTGCTCCATTCTCCTAATAGTCTACCGGGGCCTCTTTGATTACTTTACCTCTATAACCAAGGACCTGCCCTCCTCACACCGAATGGAACTAG AACAACTTGACTTAGAGGCACGTCTAATGGAGTTGTGTGAACAAGTAAAG TTAAAGGCGGAGTCACCTGATGAGCTTGCAGAACTTGTTAATATGAACCTGGCACAGCTCTGCTCTCTGCTCATGGCTCTCTGGGGACAGTTCCTGGAAGTTGTGTCCCTGCAGGAACACGTTGCTGCCCTACTAGCAATGGAGCACCACACTTTAAGA GTTAGACGGTTTGCAGAGGCTTTCTTTTGTCTTGAACATCCAAGGCAATCTGCACTGGCATATCAGGAACTACA TGCTCACAGCCACCAACAGATGACTAATGCCATCAAAAGCTCCAGTTACTTCCTGTGCTTGCCTCCACTACCAGTGGAATGTGCAGACCTTGATGGGGACGTTAGTTCTTTGCCAATCATCTTTGAGGATAGATACCTTGAATCTATCACTGAAG aTCGTGATGGACCATGGCTGGGCATGCACAATTCAAGAATTCCCTCAGTTTCCAGTAAAACTGACAAGACTAACTCAAAGGACTGCAGTGCATCAGCCAGTACAATACCAGAGTCACAGAGTGCTCTGCTGGATAATGCCTGGCCAGAAAACTTTGATCCACCACCTAAGTCCAAAGGCAAATcagtaaaactgaagaaaaactcaaaaactgaaaattccAAAAAGTTGACCAGACAGGGTTCCAAGGACTCTGTGGTTTTAGTGGGTTATAAAAACCTTAAAGCACCCCACAGCAATATTAGTACAAAGTACAAAGAAGAGGAGGGCTCTGTTAACCAAGACGAGGAGCAAGATACCTTGCGGCTTGACTCAAGTAGCTATTCACGGACTAATGTAAgctctgtttttgattttggtgGCACGTCAACAAATATGGGAAACACTGCTGATGACTCTGTTACAAGCTACaatagaactactgctgcttgTAATaaggatgtttataaaaatctttCTACTTTGGACTCAAAAAGCAGCCCTCAGGCTGGTACTGGGGCTATTATGACAAGTCAACAAGCTCATAAAGGTGTTCATGAAGACCCCTTTGGCCAACAACAGCGACAGTGCTCTCCTGGCTTAATGGAAAATGAGTCAAAACCAAGTAATAAGGATGTCATCCAAGCTGATCAAGTAAACATTCTTCTGCCAAATCAGGCTGTTTCAGGTCATAGCAGTAATATTCCTAAGATCACCCGGACGGATGTGTGTGATTCGCAGCAGTCGGCCCTGGAATCTGTTTTTGAAAGGCCAAGTAAAACTGCAGCACAACGTAGTCAGGCCTGTGCGGTCACAGTGCAGGTGAAGAGCGACTGTATCAGGTTCCAAGATGTAGGGGCCCCTAGTGCCTCATCTCGCCTCTCGGACTCCGGCATTGAGAGTGAGCCCAGCTCCTTTGCCACTCAGATGGCTCAAGGACCACAAGCAGGGCCAGGCTTCACTGAATCAGGTTTCACTgcttcacacacagaaaaaacagtCCAAATTCCCGCTCCGCTCCCTGTGCAGCAGAATACAACGCAACGACCTACCGGCACAGGAGACATTCTGTGTCCAGAAAATACAAGTGCTTTAAGCGGAGTCCAGTCCTCGCTTACTTCCATCAACTCCCTGCCCTCAGATGATGAGGGTGAAGGTTCTTCTAAAAGTTCCAGTGGCAGAAAATCCAGTGTTCTGGTACAAGAGCAGAGTGTCGTGTTCTCCGGAGATGCTCAGAGAACTGATGTAGCCTGCAACCTTGACACAGTTGCTGGTGATTTTCAACTTCCAGCAGATTTAAAATCTGCAGGAAGTTCGGAAATTGGAGTGGAGGAAGCCGGTGGACTGGGGACATCTAAGGAATCCCGTAGTGATCCTCACACAGCTTGCCCTTCCAGTAACTCTGCCACGAGTAGCACTGATCTGGTGAAGCGTGGGATGGTAGAGAATTACTTTGGCTCATGCTCCAGTACAGACGTGTCTGAGATCAGCCCTGTAGAAACGTCCGCCATTACTCTTGGTATCCGGGCAGAAGCACAGGTTGAGGAGGATGAGGATCAGACGGAACATGAGATGATTGAGAACGGTTACTACGAGGAAGGCGACGGCTATGATTTTGTGAACGGCGTTGCCGATGATGATCCAGCTGGGGATTCTGCGCCTCAAGAGCCACGCCTACTGTTTGAGCAGCTTAGTGCTGCTCATCTCCATGAAACTAAAGGTTCATCAAAAGCTCCTTTATGCTCCAACCTGCCCTCCAGCAGCACTAGGTATAGTTTAAGTAAGTCTCCCTATTCCTCCTCCACATCATCCAGTCTGCACTGGTACGAATGCGCACCCACGCCACAGATGAAAGC GTTCATCAAAGCTAAAGAGGAAATGAAGCAGTTAAAGCTCCCTGGTTTCCTGTACAGTGAAGTCCCTGAATTGGCCTCCACCGTTCCCTATTTCAGCTTGGAGGAGGATGAGAGTTGTGAGGAAGGCATCCATCtcattgtgtgtgtgcatggtctAGACG GTAACAGTGCAGACTTGAGGCTGGTGAAGACTTACCTGGAGCTTGGTCTGCCTGGTGCTCGGATAGACTTCCTAATGTCTGAAAGGAATCAG AATGACACATTTGCTGACTTTGAGTCAATGACAGACCGCCTGCTGGATGAAATCGTCCAGTACATTCAGCTTTACAACCTCACTGTGTCAAAGATAAG CTTTGTGGGGCATTCTTTGGGGAACCTCATAGTTCGCTCAGTGTTAACCAGACCCAGGTTTAAATGCTACCTGAGCAAGCTGCACACATTTCTTTCCCTCTCAGGACCTCATCTGGGCACACTGTACAACAGCTCTGCTCTGGTCAACACAG gCCTTTGGTTCatgcagaaatggaaaaaatcaGGATCTCTCTTGCAGCTAACATGTCGGGATCACTCTGACCCTCGCCAAACGTTTCTGTACAAACTCAGCAAAAAATCTG GTCTGCAGTACTTCAGGAATGTGGTGCTGGTGGGATCACTGCAGGATCGCTATGTTCCCTATCATTCTGCTCGAATAGAGATGTGCAAAACGGcattaaaagacaaacaaacag GGCCAGTGTATGCTGAGATGATTGAAAACCTGCTGCTGCCAGTACTTCAGAACAAGGACTGTAATTTAGTCAGGTATGATGTCATTCATGCCCTGCCCAACACAGCAAACTCCCTCATTGGCCGCGCAGCGCACATCGCCGTCCTGGATTCTGAGATCTTTCTGGAGAAGTTCTTCCTCGTTGCTGGCCTCAAATACTTTCAGTAG